A window of Bacillus marinisedimentorum contains these coding sequences:
- a CDS encoding O-antigen polymerase — translation MKFKNLLRPSFVFFFAYTFQFLLWYFFMPDNSTVFGVSNKVYSQDALTKYVLYIVVFLVGIIFANLIYHSIRKTKKSIQYCSNDLKIANIFLWVFIVCEIVYFFPIIKNFQNVVSNSLHSGFAVVYYILEKNGGSILSTFVNVFPYLLMVYFFIILSKDFDSNIKSQTMKKTVLLTTIIMIHSIFAAKRMYFIYYIVILVITISIFKRDKRIGPKVINVGIITIFILFISEIFRYGINIANKLNLNLLSMDVFNLTYQYLLNAYIFSDVNNAMVILDQESPSALVSTASPFFRDLASKIFGLNTAGYGSLDNWTSQFGTVNYFALLWYDFSYFSFIIIFFSGFLTQLFYLKAKGNEFSKSTDTMIYILLMTGLIANLRINFFAQTIFILPMLLIVLSIISKKKIKI, via the coding sequence ATGAAATTTAAAAATTTATTAAGGCCGAGTTTTGTGTTCTTTTTTGCATATACATTTCAATTTTTATTATGGTATTTTTTTATGCCCGACAATTCAACAGTTTTTGGAGTAAGTAACAAAGTATATTCTCAAGATGCATTAACAAAGTATGTTTTATATATTGTTGTATTTCTAGTAGGAATTATCTTTGCTAATTTAATTTACCATTCAATTAGAAAGACAAAAAAAAGTATTCAATATTGTTCAAATGATTTAAAAATCGCAAATATATTTTTGTGGGTTTTTATAGTTTGTGAAATTGTTTACTTTTTCCCAATAATAAAAAACTTTCAAAATGTGGTATCAAATAGCTTACATTCAGGGTTTGCGGTTGTTTATTATATTCTAGAAAAAAATGGGGGATCAATACTTTCTACATTTGTTAATGTATTTCCATATTTACTAATGGTTTATTTCTTCATAATATTAAGCAAAGATTTCGACAGTAATATAAAATCCCAAACAATGAAGAAAACAGTCCTACTAACTACTATTATTATGATTCATAGTATATTTGCAGCTAAAAGAATGTACTTTATTTATTATATTGTAATTTTAGTAATAACTATAAGTATATTTAAAAGGGATAAAAGAATAGGTCCAAAAGTAATAAATGTAGGTATAATTACAATTTTTATTTTGTTTATTTCTGAAATTTTTAGATATGGCATAAATATTGCAAATAAGCTTAATCTTAATTTACTTTCTATGGATGTATTTAATTTAACATATCAGTACTTATTAAATGCTTATATATTTTCAGATGTTAATAATGCAATGGTAATCTTGGATCAAGAGAGTCCGAGTGCATTAGTTAGTACTGCTTCTCCATTCTTTAGAGATCTTGCCAGTAAAATTTTTGGACTAAATACAGCTGGTTATGGGTCACTTGATAACTGGACAAGTCAATTTGGAACTGTTAATTATTTTGCATTACTATGGTATGATTTTAGCTATTTTAGTTTTATTATTATCTTTTTTAGTGGGTTTTTAACTCAACTATTTTATTTAAAAGCTAAAGGTAATGAATTTAGCAAGAGTACCGATACTATGATTTATATACTATTAATGACTGGTTTAATTGCCAATTTAAGAATCAACTTTTTTGCTCAAACGATCTTTATTTTACCGATGTTGTTGATTGTTTTATCAATAATTTCAAAAAAGAAAATCAAAATTTAG
- a CDS encoding glycosyltransferase family 4 protein: MKTLLVNALQITYKDDGMGKYALTIVEFLEANYSDKVNIKYLTTKEGSERLKNIISKDQILNFNYDKSDNFIKKLYMENYKIPYLLKKFKADFYWSLDGKLPLLDYGAHQRILTIHDVGYIDVPEHYSLIQRLYWSLVYKHRSKNADIIIAISEFTKSSIIKNLGVEKEKIKVIYNFTRQSFEANKNVSTYNGEIENYFLYYGQVSPRKNIVGLIEAYYKYYRNSTNPDKLIIIGKKYNYPKLESLEKLESIRSLIGKYIIFKGYVDDKELSNYISRAKFIINPSYYEGFGLPVIESFEMNKLILASNNTSMVEFINESENYTFNPFDIDSIKNMINYFSNLSEKELMDEYQIESSIYKNKINRKYIVNAYKSELNNIFLKS, encoded by the coding sequence ATGAAAACACTCTTAGTAAATGCTTTGCAAATAACCTATAAAGATGATGGTATGGGAAAGTATGCTCTAACTATTGTAGAATTTTTAGAGGCGAATTATTCGGATAAAGTTAACATAAAATATTTAACAACAAAAGAAGGAAGTGAACGATTAAAAAACATTATAAGTAAAGATCAAATATTAAATTTTAACTATGATAAGTCTGATAACTTTATTAAGAAGCTATATATGGAGAATTACAAGATACCGTATTTGTTGAAAAAATTTAAGGCTGATTTTTACTGGTCTTTAGATGGAAAACTTCCACTCCTTGACTATGGCGCCCATCAAAGAATCTTAACAATACATGACGTAGGATATATAGATGTACCGGAACATTATAGCTTAATTCAGCGGTTATATTGGAGTTTAGTATATAAACATAGATCGAAAAATGCTGATATTATTATTGCAATTAGTGAATTTACTAAAAGTAGCATAATAAAAAATTTAGGAGTGGAAAAAGAAAAAATCAAAGTGATATATAATTTCACAAGACAAAGTTTTGAAGCGAATAAAAATGTTAGTACCTACAATGGAGAAATAGAGAATTATTTTCTATATTATGGACAAGTCTCCCCCAGAAAAAATATAGTTGGTTTAATCGAAGCTTACTACAAATATTATAGGAATAGTACTAACCCAGATAAGTTAATTATTATTGGAAAGAAATATAATTATCCAAAGTTAGAATCTCTTGAAAAGTTAGAATCTATCAGAAGTTTAATAGGTAAATATATTATATTTAAGGGCTATGTAGATGATAAAGAATTATCTAACTATATATCGAGGGCAAAGTTTATAATAAACCCCTCATATTATGAAGGTTTTGGGCTTCCTGTTATAGAGTCTTTTGAAATGAATAAACTAATTTTGGCTTCAAACAATACATCAATGGTTGAATTTATTAATGAGTCCGAAAATTATACCTTTAACCCATTTGACATAGACAGTATCAAAAATATGATAAACTACTTTTCCAATTTAAGTGAGAAAGAATTAATGGATGAATATCAAATTGAGAGTAGCATCTATAAAAATAAGATTAATAGAAAATATATTGTAAATGCTTATAAATCTGAATTGAACAATATTTTTTTAAAATCATAA
- a CDS encoding glycosyltransferase, whose protein sequence is MKNVLVISSIPYSNSNRGIDILCSAFKQKGYSVDHYVFPSQKLSSYQGVSSEQDEGIVQKFASSNVLGYYEKLMWFMPNFLTEVFVKFNQRANNIDFSIYDTIVLESGKPIMLIDLIPNDKEIIYRQSDSVKLILSHNKYMWELEKRVMERAKLIFIVREIFRDYIDKKYWHKTKTIVNGYRVQEEENQLEENNIFNEGSINAVYLGYTPLDYATLRFICEEHPNINYHIIGNCLPAKEVASLEKYSNFKYYGVLSSNQYLPYIKNADFAIIPYKKWRATRYIGLNSKYLLFMKYGLPIISYKVGAVEEFNDIPVMFCDNKNEFSKSISELIDKGFHVDYNIDFDFYSKQGRIKEYFSYI, encoded by the coding sequence GTGAAAAATGTGTTAGTAATTTCATCAATACCATATTCTAATTCAAATCGAGGAATTGATATCTTGTGTTCCGCCTTTAAACAAAAAGGATATAGCGTAGATCATTATGTATTTCCATCACAAAAGCTTTCTAGTTATCAAGGTGTATCTAGTGAACAAGATGAAGGCATTGTACAAAAATTTGCTAGTAGTAATGTTCTGGGCTATTATGAGAAACTAATGTGGTTTATGCCGAATTTCTTAACAGAGGTTTTTGTTAAATTTAACCAAAGAGCAAATAATATTGATTTTAGTATTTACGATACAATTGTCTTGGAAAGTGGTAAACCGATAATGTTAATTGATTTGATTCCAAATGACAAGGAAATAATATATAGACAATCTGATTCAGTTAAACTGATATTAAGCCATAATAAATATATGTGGGAACTTGAAAAAAGAGTTATGGAAAGAGCTAAACTAATTTTTATAGTAAGAGAAATATTTAGAGACTATATTGATAAAAAGTATTGGCATAAAACCAAAACCATAGTGAACGGATATAGAGTTCAAGAAGAGGAAAATCAATTAGAAGAAAATAATATATTTAATGAGGGCTCAATAAATGCTGTATACCTAGGGTATACTCCGTTAGATTATGCTACGTTACGTTTCATATGTGAGGAACATCCAAATATTAATTATCATATTATAGGAAATTGTTTACCTGCTAAAGAGGTTGCTAGCTTGGAGAAGTATTCTAATTTTAAATACTACGGTGTACTTTCTTCTAATCAATATTTGCCATATATAAAAAATGCAGATTTTGCTATTATTCCATATAAAAAATGGAGAGCAACTAGGTATATTGGTTTAAATAGTAAATACTTACTGTTTATGAAATATGGGTTACCCATAATTTCTTATAAAGTAGGAGCTGTTGAGGAATTTAACGACATTCCGGTTATGTTTTGTGACAATAAGAATGAGTTTTCTAAATCAATTAGTGAATTAATTGATAAAGGATTTCATGTAGATTACAATATCGATTTTGATTTTTATTCAAAGCAAGGACGAATAAAAGAATATTTTAGTTATATATAA
- the wecB gene encoding non-hydrolyzing UDP-N-acetylglucosamine 2-epimerase produces the protein MKVITIIGARPQFIKAAPFSEVFRKENHEILVHTGQHYDTNMSDVFFDELGIPKPKYNLLVGSGSHGQQTGRMLEKIEELILQENPEGVLVYGDTNSTLAGALAASKLHIPVFHVEAGLRSYNKLMPEEQNRVLTDHISDLLLCPTQTAMENLKKEGITTGVINTGDIMYDVVLRNIEISKKLYSNGSWKKELMVQDVKISNLNEKEYYLATIHRAENTNDYNKLKKIFSAFEKMDKPVLMPLHPRTHKLINELNIKVDNVIIIKPVGYLMMLYLTANAYMVVTDSGGLQKEAYFLRTPCTTLRDRTEWIETLENGWNKLSPIDVNTILNTVTRELDCLNYPQPPVFGDGNAAKHICKAILEGGKL, from the coding sequence ATGAAAGTGATAACAATAATTGGAGCACGTCCTCAGTTTATTAAGGCTGCACCGTTTTCCGAGGTGTTTAGGAAGGAAAATCATGAGATTTTAGTTCACACCGGACAACATTATGACACAAATATGTCTGATGTTTTCTTTGATGAACTTGGAATCCCCAAACCTAAATATAATTTGCTTGTTGGATCTGGTAGCCACGGACAACAAACGGGACGTATGCTTGAAAAAATTGAAGAGCTAATCTTACAAGAAAATCCTGAGGGAGTACTTGTTTATGGTGATACAAACTCTACTTTAGCTGGAGCATTGGCTGCAAGTAAGTTACATATTCCAGTATTTCACGTGGAGGCAGGATTACGAAGCTATAATAAACTGATGCCGGAAGAACAAAACAGAGTATTAACAGATCACATTTCAGATTTATTACTTTGTCCAACCCAAACTGCTATGGAGAATTTAAAAAAAGAGGGAATAACAACTGGCGTAATAAATACGGGAGATATTATGTATGATGTTGTTCTTAGAAATATAGAAATATCAAAAAAACTCTACTCTAACGGTTCATGGAAGAAAGAATTAATGGTTCAAGATGTTAAAATAAGCAATCTAAATGAAAAAGAATATTACCTTGCTACAATTCATCGTGCAGAAAATACAAACGATTATAACAAGTTGAAAAAGATTTTCTCTGCATTTGAAAAAATGGACAAGCCAGTTTTAATGCCACTTCATCCAAGAACCCACAAGTTGATTAATGAACTTAACATAAAGGTGGATAATGTAATAATTATTAAACCAGTTGGTTATCTAATGATGCTTTATTTGACAGCAAATGCATACATGGTTGTAACGGATTCAGGTGGGCTACAAAAAGAAGCATATTTTCTCAGGACTCCATGTACAACACTTAGAGATCGTACAGAATGGATCGAAACTTTGGAAAATGGATGGAATAAATTAAGTCCGATCGATGTTAATACAATTTTAAACACAGTTACGAGGGAGTTAGACTGTCTGAATTATCCGCAACCTCCTGTATTTGGTGATGGGAATGCTGCAAAACATATATGTAAAGCTATATTAGAAGGAGGAAAATTATAG
- a CDS encoding oligosaccharide flippase family protein, with the protein MKSSDRDNNKFQRKALLLSVGNAINAIVAIISLMVITRYLSVNDYATYKQTFLAFNFILPILSLGLTEGLYYFLPTEKKRFSGRVMDCFVIYLFIGLIFSFFILFGGNEFIAQRFNNNEVADLMLWLIPYSLVVLLINCSSVIFNIQNRMRVFIVANLITGLFITLTLILVVILMPTAESAVVVVSLTKFVQGLIFIYLTIKVLPNDDWKPKISTIKQILYFSFPVGLTNMMGTITSQMDGLFVSVMTSPEIYAVYSIGAVEVPIIGIILGSISAAMIPEIRKLIEERHLDESSKLFILATKKVASITLPIMCFLLLWSKEFIEVMYSNEYLDSAPIFQVYLLYFLIRISFTGPVFVSLGLNKFLLLKTLISLLLNVVLTYIFISHIGAIGAAIGTILSSIIVTAFLVFPKLSKEFSVPAWQLYPFKSVVKLIFIGLLSATTVRISVDYIFVRTSAIVLLIISIIIYMFMYLLISYKFNNSEYKWFFKNIKSGYQKMKIKS; encoded by the coding sequence ATGAAATCATCAGATAGAGATAATAATAAATTTCAAAGAAAAGCTTTACTATTAAGTGTTGGCAATGCAATTAATGCTATTGTTGCTATTATTTCCTTAATGGTAATAACTAGATATCTTTCAGTTAATGATTATGCAACATACAAACAGACTTTTTTAGCCTTTAATTTCATACTGCCAATTTTATCATTAGGTTTAACAGAGGGGTTATATTATTTTTTACCCACAGAAAAAAAGCGATTTTCTGGCCGAGTCATGGATTGTTTTGTGATCTACTTATTTATTGGTTTAATTTTTTCCTTTTTTATACTATTTGGCGGGAATGAATTTATTGCACAAAGGTTCAATAACAATGAAGTTGCTGATTTGATGTTATGGCTAATACCTTATTCATTAGTAGTATTATTAATTAATTGTTCAAGTGTAATTTTTAATATCCAAAATAGAATGAGAGTATTTATCGTAGCTAATTTAATTACTGGACTTTTCATAACTCTTACATTGATATTAGTTGTTATTCTAATGCCTACTGCAGAATCAGCAGTAGTTGTAGTATCATTAACAAAATTTGTACAAGGATTAATTTTTATTTATTTAACTATTAAAGTATTACCAAATGATGATTGGAAACCGAAGATCTCAACCATTAAGCAAATTTTATACTTCTCATTTCCGGTAGGTCTGACTAACATGATGGGAACCATTACATCACAAATGGATGGTTTATTTGTTTCTGTCATGACGTCGCCGGAAATATATGCTGTATATTCAATTGGAGCTGTTGAAGTACCTATAATAGGGATAATCTTAGGATCTATATCAGCTGCTATGATTCCTGAAATTAGAAAACTAATTGAAGAGCGACATTTGGATGAAAGTTCAAAATTATTTATATTAGCAACAAAAAAAGTTGCGAGTATTACATTGCCAATAATGTGTTTCTTATTACTATGGAGTAAGGAATTCATTGAGGTTATGTATTCAAATGAATATTTAGACTCTGCTCCAATTTTCCAAGTATACCTGTTATACTTTTTGATCAGAATTTCTTTTACGGGTCCGGTGTTTGTATCACTGGGTCTCAATAAGTTTTTATTATTAAAAACATTGATATCATTACTATTAAATGTTGTTCTTACTTATATATTTATTAGTCATATTGGAGCTATCGGAGCGGCAATTGGTACCATTTTATCATCAATAATTGTAACAGCCTTCTTAGTATTTCCTAAATTAAGTAAAGAGTTTTCTGTTCCAGCTTGGCAACTTTATCCTTTTAAATCTGTAGTGAAGTTAATATTTATTGGCCTTTTATCAGCAACTACAGTCCGCATAAGTGTAGATTATATTTTTGTTAGAACCAGTGCGATTGTGTTACTCATAATCTCAATAATAATTTATATGTTTATGTATCTATTAATAAGTTATAAATTCAATAACTCTGAATATAAGTGGTTTTTTAAAAATATTAAATCTGGATATCAAAAGATGAAAATTAAATCATAA
- a CDS encoding glycosyltransferase, which yields MNRILYIGIHHRKNDPRLFYREIRLIKNKFPKSDIYIITRRSVNNSSKPVIHFSEELTVDNNIVNHIEIQYDNLQNMGILAKLKHKMKTGMYYLRICKELNADVIQASDARELLSSLIIAKVSGAKTIYDSHEDYVRQILDYQKKSVKTYLLALKLFLYEFLFIRFYDIVFCTDEFLLDKYKKMQYSAKSVNILRNFPYIEDKHKKKFQDKDTLKLVYIGGVNEHRGVIECANYVEKFNENHIEKKLIFDVFSPPNEITEELVKKGFINHTSWIDYKDLMELLKSYDVGVCLWHPIKKFYRNLPLKNFDYMGSGLPIITSNFGNLKRHMDKSDAGICIDPLNYSDFENAIIKLFDPQNREKYSENGIYYSKSEASFQNEGKRYAEFIEKRLEN from the coding sequence ATGAATAGAATACTTTACATTGGTATACATCATAGGAAAAATGATCCTAGATTATTTTATAGGGAAATTCGTTTAATAAAAAATAAATTCCCCAAAAGCGATATCTATATAATTACGAGGCGTTCAGTAAATAATAGTAGTAAACCGGTAATTCATTTTTCAGAAGAATTAACTGTCGATAATAATATAGTAAATCATATAGAGATACAGTATGATAACTTACAGAATATGGGTATATTAGCAAAACTTAAGCATAAGATGAAAACCGGGATGTACTATCTAAGAATATGCAAAGAATTAAACGCCGATGTTATACAAGCTTCAGATGCAAGAGAGTTGTTAAGTTCGTTAATTATTGCGAAAGTATCAGGTGCTAAAACAATTTATGATTCTCATGAGGATTATGTACGGCAAATATTAGATTACCAAAAGAAATCAGTTAAAACTTATTTACTTGCGTTAAAATTATTTTTATATGAATTTCTATTTATTAGGTTTTACGATATTGTGTTCTGTACGGATGAATTTTTACTTGATAAGTACAAAAAAATGCAATACTCTGCTAAAAGCGTTAATATTTTAAGGAATTTTCCTTATATAGAAGACAAACATAAAAAAAAATTCCAGGATAAGGATACCTTAAAACTAGTATATATAGGGGGCGTAAATGAACATAGAGGGGTCATTGAATGTGCTAACTATGTTGAAAAATTCAATGAAAATCATATTGAAAAAAAGCTTATTTTTGATGTCTTTTCACCTCCTAATGAAATAACTGAAGAACTTGTAAAGAAAGGATTTATAAATCACACCTCCTGGATTGATTATAAAGATTTGATGGAATTATTAAAATCATATGATGTAGGGGTTTGTCTCTGGCATCCTATTAAAAAGTTTTATAGAAATCTACCCCTAAAGAATTTTGATTACATGGGTAGTGGATTACCAATTATAACGAGTAATTTTGGGAATTTAAAAAGGCATATGGACAAATCAGATGCCGGTATTTGCATAGATCCATTAAATTATTCGGATTTTGAGAATGCAATTATAAAATTATTTGATCCACAAAATAGGGAGAAGTATTCTGAAAATGGTATTTACTACTCAAAGTCAGAAGCATCCTTTCAAAATGAAGGAAAGAGGTATGCAGAATTTATCGAAAAACGGCTCGAAAATTAG
- a CDS encoding sugar phosphate nucleotidyltransferase, producing the protein MELILLSGGSGKRLWPLSNDSRSKQFLRVLDNNGDLESMVQRVWGQLEKLQLNKSTVIATSKSQVDMIHSQLGSQIPLIIEPDRRDTFPAIALAATYLYSVKRSSLKEVVGVLPVDPYVDISFFERISDLETALSKSEGDLALMGVKPTFPSEKYGYIVPLQNNKNDYLQVSHFKEKPSEVEAKDLMNQNALWNCGVFAFKLEYIISLLEAKGLPIQYEELVRQYQNLEKISFDYEVVEKAEKIVALPYSGSWKDLGTWNTLTEEMGTNQIGKGTISDDSINTYLINELDIPVTVLGIKDAVVAASPDGILVTDKVASPRIKEVLKGSDFEQRPMYEERRWGWYRVLDYTKFEEENEVLTKRIGVKAGKNLSYQKHYARNEVWTIINGEGEFALNDEIRTVRPGDVLVIPVEAKHGIKATTDLEFIEVQTGSQIIEEDIVSIFMTWEEVEEHCKSVVK; encoded by the coding sequence ATGGAGTTAATTTTATTATCTGGTGGATCTGGTAAACGTCTTTGGCCATTATCTAATGATTCAAGATCAAAGCAGTTCTTAAGAGTTTTAGATAATAATGGAGATTTAGAATCAATGGTTCAAAGAGTGTGGGGACAACTTGAAAAATTACAGTTAAACAAATCCACGGTGATAGCAACTAGTAAGTCACAAGTAGATATGATTCATAGTCAACTAGGAAGTCAAATACCATTAATTATCGAACCAGATCGTCGGGATACATTTCCTGCTATCGCTTTAGCAGCTACTTATCTTTATTCTGTAAAGAGAAGTAGTTTAAAAGAAGTAGTTGGGGTATTACCAGTAGACCCTTATGTAGATATAAGCTTTTTTGAGAGAATTTCTGATTTAGAGACAGCATTGAGTAAATCTGAGGGCGATCTAGCATTGATGGGAGTTAAACCTACATTTCCTTCAGAAAAGTATGGATATATAGTTCCGTTACAAAATAATAAAAATGATTATCTTCAAGTAAGTCATTTTAAAGAAAAGCCTTCAGAAGTAGAAGCAAAAGATTTAATGAATCAGAATGCTCTATGGAATTGTGGTGTGTTTGCTTTTAAACTTGAATATATAATCTCCTTATTAGAGGCTAAAGGCTTACCAATTCAATATGAAGAGTTGGTGAGACAATATCAAAATCTTGAAAAAATCAGCTTTGATTATGAAGTAGTTGAGAAAGCAGAAAAAATTGTTGCTCTTCCATACAGTGGAAGTTGGAAGGACCTTGGCACATGGAATACGTTAACAGAAGAAATGGGTACAAACCAAATTGGAAAAGGTACTATCAGTGATGATTCCATTAATACTTATTTAATAAATGAGTTAGATATTCCAGTCACTGTTTTAGGAATAAAGGATGCAGTTGTTGCAGCAAGCCCAGATGGAATATTGGTAACTGATAAGGTTGCGAGTCCAAGAATTAAAGAAGTTTTAAAAGGTTCTGATTTTGAACAACGTCCAATGTATGAAGAACGCCGCTGGGGTTGGTATAGAGTTCTTGACTATACAAAATTTGAAGAAGAAAATGAAGTTCTTACAAAGAGAATTGGTGTTAAAGCTGGAAAGAATTTAAGCTATCAAAAACATTATGCAAGAAATGAGGTTTGGACAATCATTAATGGCGAAGGTGAATTTGCTTTAAATGATGAAATCCGTACAGTAAGACCAGGTGATGTATTAGTAATTCCAGTTGAAGCAAAACATGGAATAAAAGCTACTACAGACTTAGAATTTATTGAAGTGCAAACAGGTTCACAAATTATTGAAGAAGATATAGTTAGTATATTTATGACATGGGAAGAAGTAGAAGAACATTGTAAGTCTGTAGTAAAATAA
- a CDS encoding nucleotide sugar dehydrogenase, with translation MNTVTLTTNLKEKLLNKTATLGVIGLGYVGLPLAVEKAKAGYKTIGFDVQDSKVKMVNEGKNYIGDVINEDLESLVNSGNLLATTDFAKVAQADCVSICVPTPLDRYQQPDISYVKASAESIVPYMHKDMLIVLESTTYPGTTEELLKPILEESGLKCGEDFFLAYSPERVDPGNLTFKTKNTPKVVGGITPECTDVAAALYESILEAPIHRVSSPAVAEMEKILENIYRNINIGLVNELAILSEKMGINFWEVVDAAKTKPYGFQAFYPGPGLGGHCIPLDPYYLSWKAREYGFHTSMIESSMMVNDRMPEYCVERASKILNKYKKAMNGSKVLVLGVAYKKDIDDYRESAALRVIDELEKEGADVVYFDPFISEYNDHGKVKKGETELTVELMENADLVMITADHTKVDYDLVQQHSKAIFDTKNAMKDITNRENIELL, from the coding sequence ATGAATACTGTTACATTAACTACTAATTTAAAGGAAAAACTATTAAATAAAACAGCAACACTAGGAGTCATAGGGTTAGGTTATGTAGGTCTTCCGTTAGCTGTTGAAAAAGCAAAAGCAGGATATAAAACTATTGGATTTGATGTTCAAGATTCTAAAGTGAAAATGGTTAATGAGGGGAAAAACTATATTGGTGATGTAATTAATGAAGATCTTGAGTCTCTTGTCAATTCAGGGAACCTATTAGCTACTACAGATTTTGCAAAAGTAGCACAAGCAGACTGTGTAAGTATATGTGTTCCAACTCCTTTAGATAGGTATCAGCAACCTGATATAAGTTATGTTAAAGCATCAGCAGAGAGTATTGTACCATACATGCATAAGGACATGTTAATAGTGTTAGAATCAACAACTTATCCTGGAACAACTGAAGAACTTTTAAAGCCGATACTTGAGGAATCTGGATTGAAGTGTGGCGAAGACTTCTTCCTTGCTTATTCTCCGGAACGTGTAGACCCTGGAAACTTGACTTTTAAAACGAAAAATACACCTAAAGTAGTGGGGGGAATTACGCCAGAATGTACTGATGTTGCAGCCGCATTATATGAGAGTATTTTAGAAGCACCTATCCATCGGGTTTCTTCACCAGCAGTTGCAGAGATGGAAAAGATTCTTGAAAACATATATAGAAATATTAATATTGGCTTAGTGAATGAACTTGCAATTCTTAGTGAAAAAATGGGGATTAACTTTTGGGAAGTTGTAGACGCTGCAAAAACAAAGCCGTATGGATTCCAAGCATTTTACCCTGGGCCAGGACTTGGAGGGCATTGCATCCCACTAGATCCATACTATCTTTCTTGGAAGGCACGTGAATATGGCTTTCATACCTCAATGATTGAATCCTCTATGATGGTAAATGACCGGATGCCTGAATATTGCGTAGAGAGAGCTAGCAAAATCTTAAATAAATATAAGAAAGCTATGAACGGATCTAAAGTCCTTGTACTTGGTGTAGCTTACAAGAAAGATATTGATGACTATAGAGAGAGTGCTGCTCTTAGGGTAATTGATGAATTAGAAAAAGAAGGCGCAGATGTTGTATACTTTGACCCTTTTATATCAGAATATAATGATCATGGAAAAGTGAAAAAAGGTGAAACAGAATTGACAGTTGAGCTTATGGAAAACGCAGACCTTGTTATGATAACAGCAGACCATACAAAGGTTGATTATGATCTTGTACAACAGCACTCAAAAGCTATTTTCGATACAAAAAATGCAATGAAAGATATAACGAATAGAGAAAACATTGAGTTGCTATAG
- a CDS encoding N-acetyltransferase — MQYFVHESSYIDNKVKVGEGTKIWHFSHIHSGTEIGEKCSIGQNVNVANNVKIGNGVKIQNNVSVYEGVELEDYVFCGPSMVFTNDLTPRSKYPKGSVAYKRTLVKYGASIGANATIVCGNTIGSWAMIASGAVVTKDVPDYALMAGVPAKQIGWVCECGLPLKEGYHCKECDRSYELKEHILTEIK, encoded by the coding sequence ATGCAGTATTTTGTACATGAAAGTAGTTACATTGATAATAAAGTAAAAGTAGGAGAAGGAACGAAAATTTGGCATTTTAGTCATATCCATTCTGGTACAGAAATTGGAGAAAAATGTTCCATAGGACAGAATGTTAATGTGGCTAACAACGTTAAAATTGGAAATGGAGTAAAGATTCAAAATAACGTTTCTGTTTATGAGGGTGTAGAGTTAGAAGACTATGTGTTCTGTGGTCCATCAATGGTATTTACTAATGATTTAACTCCGAGAAGTAAGTATCCTAAAGGTAGTGTTGCATATAAAAGAACATTAGTTAAATATGGCGCTTCTATAGGAGCAAACGCAACTATTGTATGTGGAAATACCATCGGTTCCTGGGCAATGATTGCTTCTGGTGCCGTTGTAACAAAAGATGTTCCAGATTATGCATTAATGGCTGGAGTTCCGGCAAAACAAATTGGTTGGGTTTGTGAATGTGGTCTTCCTTTAAAGGAAGGTTATCATTGTAAAGAATGTGATAGGTCTTATGAATTAAAAGAACATATTTTAACTGAAATTAAATAA